The sequence below is a genomic window from Candidatus Dependentiae bacterium.
GGGTCACGCCGATTTTGGTGGTGAAGTTGAGCGTACATTGCAAATGGTTGAAGGGTTTTTATTATTAGTTGATGCGGCAGAAGGGGTTTTGCCCGGTACACGCTTTGTACTGCAAAAAGCATTAAAATTAGGTTTGAAGCCTATTGTCATGATAAATAAGATTGATCGTAAAGATGCTGACACTGCAAATACTGAAGCAGCAATCGCGGATCTTTTTTTAGATTTAGCTGAGTCTGAAGATCAACTTGAATATCCTGTTTTATATGGTTCATCAAAATTAGGTTTTGTTACCGATGATCCAAATAAAAAAACTGACTCTATGAAACTTCTTTTTGATACAATTATTAATACTATTCCGGCACCAAAAGAAACTTCAGAGCATTTACAATTTTTAACAACTAATCTAGCTTATTCAGATTTTTTAGGCACCATCGCTATTGGTCGTGTGTTTAATGGCAAAATGTCTGTGGGTGATTCAATTGTATTATGCAAAGATGACTTTGTTAGCAAGCAAATGAAAATCACCAAAATTATGAAATTCGTTGGGCTAGATCGTGTTGAGGCTGATTCTGCTTCATTTGGTGATATTGTTTGTGTTACCGGTTTTACTGAGCCTGTAACTATTGGAACTACTATCTGTGAACCAGAGTATCCAATGCCGTATGCATATGTTGCAATTGATGAGCCAACATTAACGATGTTTATTTCGGTTAATGATTCGCCATTTGCAGGCAAAGAGGGTTCATTGCTTACTTCGCGTCAAATCAAAGATCGCTTGGAAAAAGAGTTGTTGACTAATGTTGCATTAAAAGTTGAACCTACTGAATCAGCAGAAACGTTTAAAATTTCAGGACGTGGTCAATTACATTTGGGTATTTTAATTGAAAACATGCGTCGTGAAGGTTTTGAAATGCAAGTTTCTGCGCCGGAAGTTATTTATAAAACAATTGATGGTGTAAGACATGAGCCTATGGAGCTGTTGGTAATCGATGTACCTGAAGAATATCAAGGTGTATTGATGGAAAAACTTGGTCAACGTAAAGCAGAATTAACACATATGCATCCATATGATGATGGTCGTATTCGTTTAGAGTATGAAGTGCCATCACGTGGTTTAATCGGTTTCCGTGGGCAGTTTTTGACTGATACTCGTGGAACTGGAATTGCAAACTATAGTTTTGCAGGGTACAAACCGTATAAAGGTGAAATTCCATCACGTACCAAAGGTGCACTGATATCTATGGAAAATGGTACAGTAACCGGGTATGCTCTTGATAATTTGCAGCAACGGGGTATTTTGTTTGTGAAGCCATCAGATAAAGTATACCAAGGTATGATTATTGGTGAGCATAGCCGTGATAATGATCTCGATGTTAATCCGGCTAAAGCAAAAAAATTAACCAATATGCGTGCATCAGGAACTGATGATTCTGTGAAGTTAGCGCCGCCAAAAATTATGGAACTTGAATATTGTATGGAGTGGATTCGTCCTGATGAACTTATCGAAGTAACTCCTGAAAGTATTCGTTTGCGTAAAAAGATGCTCAAAGCAAATATGCGTAAAAAGCAAAATTAGTATATATCGTTCAAGTAATGAGTTTAAAATCCCTGCTTTCAAGCAGGGATTTTCTTTGAAGTAGATCTGTTTAACTGGAGAGAAATATGAATAAATTAACTGTTTGGGCTATTGGATTGTTGTGTTTTTCTTTGACGATACATTCTTCAGAGATAGCGAAACCGTCCAGAAAAAAAACTGGATCATTTCCTCTTCGTCAAAGTAAAACAGCTCAAGAGCTTCCGCATGTATTGGCTTGCAGTTTAGGGACTGTTGGTGGTTGCCGGACATGTAAGTTGCACTTGGAATTACAAGAAGTTCGTGAGCAAACCAGAACAGTAAGGATGAAAAGAAGGGCCCATGATCGTTAAGATTGCTTTGCTTTAATGTTTTTGATTTTTTATCCAATCATCAAGTTTTTGCAACATTTTATTTTTTTGGTCATCAGGTACAAATGATGACATGAATGAATTGCGTGCAGATTGTACGAGTTGTTTATTTGTTAAGCCTAATCGTTGTGCTTCTTGATAATTTTCATTAATGTATCCACCAAAAAAAGCAGGATCATCTGAATTGATTGATATATTCAATCCTGCATTCATAAGTTTTTTTAATGGATAATCTTGTTGATTGGTAAAAATGTTTAAATGTATGTTTGATAGTGGGCAGACGGTAAGGGGAATTTGTTCTTTGGTCAAATAAGTCACCAAATTCGGATCTTCAATGCACCTAATGCCATGATCAATGCGATCGACATGAAGTTCATTTATTGCTTGCCAAATATAATCCGGTCCTGCATCTTCTCCGGCATGAGCACACAACTTATAACCATATTTTTTTGCCTGTGCAAAAAGTTTAGTAAACTTGCTGGGTGGATTTGCATGTTCGTTTGCGGCTAATCCAATTGCTATAATTTTATCTTTAAATGGTAAAGATTCTTGTAATATTTTAAGCGCTGATTCTTGGCTTAAATGGCGTAAAAAACATAAAATGGGCAGCGCGGTTATATTATAACTGTTGTGTGCCTGGTTGATTGCTTTATTTATCCCATTAATAATGGTGCTAAATGGTATTCCGCGTGGCATATGGGTTTGTGCTTCAAAGAAAATTTCAGCATGAAGAACTCCTTGTTGTGATGCTTTTTTTAAATATGCTAATGTGACATCATAAAAATCCTGTTCAGTCTGCATAAGTTGAGATGCCTGAAAATAAATCTCTAGAAATTGATCAAGATTGTTAAAATCTTTAAATGCCTGTCTCACTTCCTGTACCGTAGCGTAGTCAGTGGCAATGTTGTTGCGATGGGCAAGTTGAAGGAATAGATAAGGTTCAAGTGTGCCAAGCAGGTGCACATGCAGTTCTGCCTTGGGTAAAGTTTGTATTAAACTGTTCATAAGAAACTTTTACATTAGAAACTTTTACATTTAAAAAAATCTGTTACCATAATTGATATTAGGCACTATTAGATTATAAAGTAAAGAACATGTTTAAAATTATAGTTGCATACGATGGTACCGATTTTAATGGTTGGCAAATTCAACCCAATGAACCATCAATTACTCAAGCGTTGCAGGATTCATTTGCCAAACGTTTTGATCACAAAATTAAAATTGTAGGTGCATCGCGAACTGATGCCGGTGTACATGCAATTGGTCAAGTTGCCGCATTTCGCACAGATCTTGTTATGGATTGTCAAAAAATGATTTCAGCATGGAATGATATATTGCCTCCGACTATTGTTGTGCGCGGTATCGCCCAAGTTGCTGATGATTTTCATCCTATATATGGTGTTGCACAAAAAACCTATTGGTATCATTTTTTTCTCGATCGTCCATTACCGTTTGTTGAACGGTATGGGTGGTTTTTTCGTTATCCATTAGATATGAAAAAATTAGAACAATCATTGCAACTATTTGTAGGAACGCATGATTTTCGTTCATTTTGCACCGGAACTGATATGGGAGAAAATACAGTGCGTACTATAGAGAGTATCGAACTTGTGTATAAAAAAGAGTTTGGTGCATGGCGCATTGTTGTTAAAGGTCCTGGATTTATGCGTCATATGATTCGTAGGGTTGTAGGGGCTTGTATGCAAGTTGCTTCAAAAGATGAAGTTGAAATGGACTATTTAAAAAATGCATTAGTACAAAAAGATCCAAAGCAAACGCTAGTAAATGCGCCTGCAAAAGGGTTATGCTTGTATGAAATTATATATAAAAAACTAAAAGAGGATTCTCTGCATGAATAATAATAGTCAGTATAATTTAATTAAAAAAAGCTTGCTGATTGCTACTATGGTGACCATTGGAAGCGGTATTAGCTATTGGTATATAAAAAAACCAAAGCTGGAAGTTGAAAAGACGTATGTCATTTATCCACTTGCAAATGATCAACGTGATATTGACGACATCTTACAGTTATTTAAAGATGAAATTTATGCACTTACTACTGCTGATTATGATGATGTACATGCAAAGTTGATGCGTCGATCATATAATATCAATGATCCGTCAAAAGATGGAACGCTTTTGTTTTATGTAATGCGTGATAAAAAAACAGATGCATTTATCGGGTTTTTGGCAATCCATCGTATGACTTTTTATAAAGGTAAAATTTTATTCTTAGCTGTTAAGCCGGAGTTTAGGGGCAAGCGTTATGCAGGTGAATTGGTGAAATTTGCTTTCGATACATTCAGAGAAATGGGTATGATAAAAGCAATGCTTACAACGCGTGTGGATAATGTTGCCGGTCAAAAAGCATATGAGCGTGAAGGGTTCAAAAAATACCAAGTCTATGATGGATTTGTGTATTACGAGGTTTATCTTTAACTGAATTATATTTTTAAATATAACATAAGGTCAATTTATCTTTGAGGATAAGTTGGCCTTATGTTTTTGGTTGACCATTTTCTGTATTGTTTATTCAATGGTTGCTGACATGAGTGTTGAGCCTTGTATCCAAGATGATAACACTGCTTATGCAGCATATCTGATTGGTTTGATTGGTGCGCGGATTCTTGGGTCTTAAACAGTGCCACCATTACCTTAATGTTATAACTTAATTTTGGAATAAAAAAATGGCGCTTCTTTTAAAAAGGAGCGCCATTTTTCTATATTCGTAATTTTGAAACGAAAGAGATGATTAATCGTTGTCGTCGCAATCATCATCGCAATCATCTTCACAATCTTCTTCGGCTTCGAACTCAACTCCAGCATCTGCAGCAGCTTCAAGTTGTGCAATTGCAAAAGTGATAAGCTGGTTAGCGATTTCTGAAACAGTAGTTTCATGCTCTTTTGCAGCTTCTGCTAATACTTCAGCCAATTCTGCATCAAGTTCTACAGTTACTTTTGGTTTATCTGCCATGTGACATCCTTTTCAGTATAATGATTTGACTATATGTTTGAGTATATCAGGTTTTTTTGCTTTTGCGTAGGCAAAAAATAACTGTTTTTATCCTTTAGTGTTGCATTTCAGGGGGGATTGGCAGGTGCATGAGTTTTAAAATATAGGGTGCAATATCGGTAATACTCTTTAAATTTAAAGTTGCTTGGCTGTTTTTATCTGTTTTGCTTGTCACGATAAATGGAACTTTATTAGTTGTGTGAGATGTTTTTGGTTGATTGGTGATAACATCCAGCATTTCTTCTGCATTTCCGTGATCGGCGGTGATGATCAGTGTGCCATTCATTGTGTTGACCACTTGTTGATAAAGTTGGTGTAATTGTTTATCCAGACATTCAATTGCCTTTACGGTTGCCTGGAAATCTCCTGAGTGTCCAACCATATCTGCATTTGCATAGTTAATGAGATAAAAATCTTTTGGGTTATGTTTGAGTGAATCTAATACTGTTTGCGTAATATGCGGTGCAGACATTTCCGGGCATGATGCATATGTTTCAGTTTTAATCGATGGAATGAGTTTCCAGGTTTCAGTTGCATAAGGTGTTTCGCGTCCAGAATTAAAGAAATAGGTAACGTGAGCGTATTTTTCTGTTTCGGCTATGGCGAGTATGGTTTTATTATATTTATGCAGGATGTCGCCAAATGTGTTTGCAATAGATGGCTTTTCAAATAAAGGTAGAGTGTGTAACTGTTCATTATATAAAAATGGCGTAATAAAAAATGAAAATGCCAGTTTATCTTTGTGTTCCAAAAGCATTTTAGTCAATTGTCGTGCTCGATCAGCACGAAAATTGAAACAGATAATACCATCTCCGGGTTCAATAGTGCCTTGAGCGTTGAGCAATGTAGGCGGAATATATTCGTCAGTTATTTCTTTGTTATACCAATGATTAAGTGTATCTTCCCAATTATTAAAATGAGGCACAGTTGCTTGAGTTAATGTATCAAAACTCTTTTTGGTGCGATTGCTGTTGTTATCACGGTCCATTGCATAAAAACGTCCATGCAATGATGCAATAGATACGGTTGGATATTTTTGTATGAACTTTTCGAGTTGTTGGAGATACTTGGTAGCCGATTGCGGTGGTGTATCTCGTCCGTCCAAAATAAGGTGCAAGTATATATGGGGAACTTTTTGTTCGATTGCGCATTCTATCAGTGCATATAATAGTTCTTGATGGCTATGGACGCCTGCATCAGAAAGTAAGCCTATAATGTGTAAGCGGTCACTATTTTTTGATAATTCATGTAGGTTAACAGCGAGCTTTTTATTTGAGCAAAGTTTGCGTTTTGATAAAGCTTGATGAATGATTGATACCGGTTGGGGTATAATGCGACCGGCACCGATAGTTTGATGACCAGCCTCAGAGTTACCAATAAAATTTTTAAGAAGACCGATATCTTCACCGGATGCTTTAAGGTAAGTGTGTGGGTATTGCGCGATCAAATTATTAAGAAAATCTGTTTTTGCTTGTGCAATAGCATTGAACTCTTTATGAGCTCTGTGTCCAAATCCATCTAAAATAACCAAAACAACCGGCTTTTTACTGTTTTTCATGGGCTTAAAGTCCTTTTTATTATTGTGGATTGTTTTTTTACTTTAAGTCAACATCTCTTGGTACGGGACTTAAAAATTCATGAAATTCTTGTATTTTTGCTCTATTTTTGATATATTTATAATTGTAAATATTAGTTTTCCAGAAAGACTTAATCTGTTCTTGGGGTATTATGAAAAAGCTATTTTTAGTTTTATTGTTTTTGTCATGTGGTGTGTTTGCTAATGATATAGATGATGCAAGTATGGCTCAAGATTTGCAATATGCATGGAATCAGATTAATACAACTGAGCCAGCTTCTGAACGATTGCGGCTTTTTCGCAATTTTATACATTATGCAAAGCGTCAGTTGCCCAATGTTTCTCCATCTGAGCGTAGAGATATACGAAGTTTAATTATGAGAGCTCGTGCTCAAGTAAGTTCCCAAGGGAATAATAATTTAATCCGGTCATTATTTCAGCCGGATCGTATGGAGACGGTTGATCCAAGAAAGCTTGGTGGATAAACGATGGTGTATGTTAGAAAGTAAATGTTTGTTTTTATTATGAGGTTTATTATTATGAAGAAATTATTTTTGTTAGTTCTTTTATTTCCAATGTTTATGTCAGCAGCTGAGCAACAATTATCGGCACGTGATATACATCGGCAGCTTCGTCAATTTAGAGATGTTATTAATAATCCAGGCACCACAGAGGAAGGTATTCGTAGGGAAATTACTGCGATAGATAATTATGAAGATTCTAACCTAGTGAGAAGATTCATACAGATGCATCCTGGTATGAGAGGAAGATTTAATGCTTTGAGAGAGTTCGCACAAGGTCGTTTGCCACAAGGTCATTTGCCAGTTGAACCTCAATTAGAGCCAGGAGTTGGTCGAGAGCTATTTCCTTTAGATCCAACTACAACCCACTTTTCCGTTTCAGGAGAACCAGATTTAATGGATTAATTTGTTCATATTTTAAAAACCTTAGAAGGTCGTTTATGAAAAAAGTTTTATTAAGTTTAATTTTTGTGCCTGTTATTGCATTTGGAATGAATGTTGTTGAAGGTTTAAGGCAAAGATTTGAAGAAATTGGCCAATTACCAATTCAACAACGAGTTCCGCAATATCACATGTTTGCTAATGATGCGCAACAGGAGTTACAAAATGTGAATGATGTAGGTCATCAACAAGAATTGCGTATCTTAATTGAAGATGCTCGAAGGAGAGCAAATGTGCGTAGACGTTTGGTGTTTCCAGTTGCTCCTGTTGAAGATGATCTTGCGGGCGAATTTGGGCAAATGAATATTGACGGTTAAGAATTACATTAATTGTATTTTAAAATTGAAAAGCCTTCTCAATCGAGGAGGCTTTTTTTATGCTTAATTTTGCAACTATTACTTGATAAAAAACATGATATCCATATTCTATGAGTAGTTTTAAACTTCAAGTTTGAGGAATAATATGAAATATCTTAGTTTTTTATCCCTGTTGTTACTTTGTGTCTATGCTCATGCAACTGATGATAATGCAGGAAAAAGTAATCAAAACAGCCCAATAAATTGGAAACATGTTGATACATATGTGGATCGAGTGACTCATTGGCCATCATATCAACAGATGTTTAATACGTGTAAAGATGACGGTTTGTCACCAAAAACATGGCAGCAGTTATGGCCAAAACACCAAACTCAAATATACACACTATCAGGGTTGGCAGCTTTGAGTATTTTAAGCCCTAGAAGAGCACCTGCACGATTGGGTTGTTTTTGCACAGCAGTACTCACATTTAAAATGGGCAGGGATGCACCTAGAGTTTAGATTTATCTTAATTTTTTATCAAAATGAAAATAAAATCGATTTATTTTCATTGGTTTAATAAAAATAAATCCTATTGGTATCATAATTGCTTGTTATGCCTCTGGTAAAGGCTTTTTTGCTCCTGCCTCCTTGTAAAAAATATTTTTTTTAGTATGATTACTTTATACATGTAGAGAAATATTTTTTAATCTTTTTTTTTGGAGGAAGCTTATGTTTAAGCGTTCTTTATTTAGTTTATTATTGCTTTCTGCAATAGTATGTCCGGTTGTTTATGCTAATGATGCTGTTGATACTGGAAAAGGCTTGTTTGAAACAGGTTGCGATAAAGCTTCAGTTTTTTTTACAGATAGCAAAAACTGGCTTGGTGACAAGTGGAATTCAATTAGAAATACTCGCGTAGCAAGTCCTGCTGTGGATAAAGGCTATTTTACAACAGGTTGTGATAAAGTTACAGCTCTTTTTGCAGATAGCAAAAACTGGTGTGGCGACAAATGTTCAAATGCTAAAAAAACATGTGTTAGTCAATTGAATGCATTTAGAAATGCTCAAGCAACAAGCTTTGCTTTAGATATGGTTAATCCTAAAGCTTATGCAGCTGCATGTAAAGGTGTATGGGATGCAGGCTTCAAAAAAGCAGCTCCAACATTGTGGGCTGACCACAGACCGGTAGTTATTGGTACAGGTATTCTTGTAACAGCTACAGCTGCTGCAGTTGCCTACTACAAAGGTCTTTTTTCAAAAGCGAAAAATTGGGTTGACAACAAAATAAATTAATTTGTTTTGTCATCAACTTTTAAGAAGTTAGAAAAAGCCTCGTTATTTATAACGAGGCTTTTTTCGTATAGTGCTACATTTCTTGTTGCATTCACTGTTATCTCTTTGTAAACTCTTTTTTGTCCCTTAGTAAATTAAATATGAGATATGTAGGATTTTAACGATGAAATCAAAAAAATATTTGTTATCCATTATATGTGTTTTTTCAGGATTCTTTGCTCAAGCAAATCAAGTTAAATTGTCTTATGCGCAGCAGAGTCCAATTAGGCGTGATAGACAAATGCAAAATGTTCATGAAATAATGCATTTTGATGAAGAGTTAGACTTTGATTTAGATGAACAAGAGATTGATGTTACTCAATTGGTCCCAGTGTGGGCAAAGTTTGCAAATAAATTAGCAGCACCTTTTTTTGTGTTATACAATAAAATGTCTCATTGGTGGCAAGAGCATCTAAAAAAAAACGAAAATATCCAACGATTTTAGCACAGATTGATAGTGACGATGACTAAAACACGTGATGCCGGACATCAATTTGCTCTTTTTTTTGCTGATGTATCAGCAGTTCATCATGTCGTAAATGGTGAACTCATGATTAATGATGCTGATATGGTACGTCGTATTTCCTCTATTTTGCGTTTGCGTCCCGGTGATAGTTTGTTGCTTTTTGATCAACAAATGCATATGGAAGTCGTGCTCCTTTCTCTAGAAAAAAAGAAGATTATTTGCCAAATCAAAAATATTAAACAAAATAATATAATTACTCCTCATATTACAGTTTGGTTGCCATTGCTCAAGCGAGAGGCATTTGAGCATGCAATATATAGTTTGGTCGAGCTGGGAGTTAATACTATTCAGTTGGTCTCAACGGCAAAAGAACAGCGTCATTGGCATGGGCAAAAAGAGCTGAATAGATTGCATAACATTATGATTGCAGCGGCTGAACAATCGAAAAACTTTGCGTTGCCTCTTTTAAAAGAACCGAGAACATTACAAGAACTGTTATTAGCAAAAAGTGGCGAAAAAAGCTTGTTTTTTGATGTACAGGGTAAACCTTTGCTTGAGGTTGCAAATGCGTGTGCTTTGCAAAAAAATAATGCTTATATCATATTGGTTGGACCTGAAGGAGATCTGACCGAATCAGAAAAGAATCAATTACGCAATGATCAGTTCATGTTTGTTCATTTAACACCAACTATTTTGCGTGCACAACAGGCTGTTGCTGTGGGTGTTGGCGCATTGAGATCATTGTTATAGCTTATCTTATCTCTTGTGTTTCGGTACATATATACATTATATTAAATAGAAAAAAGAGATGGAGGTTGTGATGAAGTTTATCAAACCATTTGTATTGCCGTTATTATTACTTGCAGTGGTTTTTTTGTTTAAAACGGTTTATGTACAAGAGTTATCAGCAGAGCAAAAAGAGCAGGTCGTAAAGAGTCGCTTTTTAACCTATGATCAATTGCGTGAACAGTTGCAATTGTCAGATGAGTCAGATGAGCAGGGCGTTGAATCGCAATCGGCTCAATCTCAACAGATGGAAAAGCGTATAGTTTCAAATGAACAGTTATTAAGTCATATGGCAGCACAGCTTGCATCGCGTAGTGTTGAACAGGTAGCGAGTTATGTTGCCCATGATGGAATACCTTTAGATCAACGCATTGAACTTTTGCATGA
It includes:
- the gpmI gene encoding 2,3-bisphosphoglycerate-independent phosphoglycerate mutase translates to MKNSKKPVVLVILDGFGHRAHKEFNAIAQAKTDFLNNLIAQYPHTYLKASGEDIGLLKNFIGNSEAGHQTIGAGRIIPQPVSIIHQALSKRKLCSNKKLAVNLHELSKNSDRLHIIGLLSDAGVHSHQELLYALIECAIEQKVPHIYLHLILDGRDTPPQSATKYLQQLEKFIQKYPTVSIASLHGRFYAMDRDNNSNRTKKSFDTLTQATVPHFNNWEDTLNHWYNKEITDEYIPPTLLNAQGTIEPGDGIICFNFRADRARQLTKMLLEHKDKLAFSFFITPFLYNEQLHTLPLFEKPSIANTFGDILHKYNKTILAIAETEKYAHVTYFFNSGRETPYATETWKLIPSIKTETYASCPEMSAPHITQTVLDSLKHNPKDFYLINYANADMVGHSGDFQATVKAIECLDKQLHQLYQQVVNTMNGTLIITADHGNAEEMLDVITNQPKTSHTTNKVPFIVTSKTDKNSQATLNLKSITDIAPYILKLMHLPIPPEMQH
- a CDS encoding adenosine deaminase, which encodes MNSLIQTLPKAELHVHLLGTLEPYLFLQLAHRNNIATDYATVQEVRQAFKDFNNLDQFLEIYFQASQLMQTEQDFYDVTLAYLKKASQQGVLHAEIFFEAQTHMPRGIPFSTIINGINKAINQAHNSYNITALPILCFLRHLSQESALKILQESLPFKDKIIAIGLAANEHANPPSKFTKLFAQAKKYGYKLCAHAGEDAGPDYIWQAINELHVDRIDHGIRCIEDPNLVTYLTKEQIPLTVCPLSNIHLNIFTNQQDYPLKKLMNAGLNISINSDDPAFFGGYINENYQEAQRLGLTNKQLVQSARNSFMSSFVPDDQKNKMLQKLDDWIKNQKH
- the typA gene encoding translational GTPase TypA, giving the protein MEKERSNLRNIAIVAHVDHGKTTLVDKLLRQSGTLKDQEVDRVMDSNDLEKERGITILAKNTGLKYGEYAINIVDTPGHADFGGEVERTLQMVEGFLLLVDAAEGVLPGTRFVLQKALKLGLKPIVMINKIDRKDADTANTEAAIADLFLDLAESEDQLEYPVLYGSSKLGFVTDDPNKKTDSMKLLFDTIINTIPAPKETSEHLQFLTTNLAYSDFLGTIAIGRVFNGKMSVGDSIVLCKDDFVSKQMKITKIMKFVGLDRVEADSASFGDIVCVTGFTEPVTIGTTICEPEYPMPYAYVAIDEPTLTMFISVNDSPFAGKEGSLLTSRQIKDRLEKELLTNVALKVEPTESAETFKISGRGQLHLGILIENMRREGFEMQVSAPEVIYKTIDGVRHEPMELLVIDVPEEYQGVLMEKLGQRKAELTHMHPYDDGRIRLEYEVPSRGLIGFRGQFLTDTRGTGIANYSFAGYKPYKGEIPSRTKGALISMENGTVTGYALDNLQQRGILFVKPSDKVYQGMIIGEHSRDNDLDVNPAKAKKLTNMRASGTDDSVKLAPPKIMELEYCMEWIRPDELIEVTPESIRLRKKMLKANMRKKQN
- the truA gene encoding tRNA pseudouridine(38-40) synthase TruA, whose translation is MFKIIVAYDGTDFNGWQIQPNEPSITQALQDSFAKRFDHKIKIVGASRTDAGVHAIGQVAAFRTDLVMDCQKMISAWNDILPPTIVVRGIAQVADDFHPIYGVAQKTYWYHFFLDRPLPFVERYGWFFRYPLDMKKLEQSLQLFVGTHDFRSFCTGTDMGENTVRTIESIELVYKKEFGAWRIVVKGPGFMRHMIRRVVGACMQVASKDEVEMDYLKNALVQKDPKQTLVNAPAKGLCLYEIIYKKLKEDSLHE
- a CDS encoding GNAT family N-acetyltransferase, whose product is MNNNSQYNLIKKSLLIATMVTIGSGISYWYIKKPKLEVEKTYVIYPLANDQRDIDDILQLFKDEIYALTTADYDDVHAKLMRRSYNINDPSKDGTLLFYVMRDKKTDAFIGFLAIHRMTFYKGKILFLAVKPEFRGKRYAGELVKFAFDTFREMGMIKAMLTTRVDNVAGQKAYEREGFKKYQVYDGFVYYEVYL
- a CDS encoding RsmE family RNA methyltransferase, which gives rise to MTKTRDAGHQFALFFADVSAVHHVVNGELMINDADMVRRISSILRLRPGDSLLLFDQQMHMEVVLLSLEKKKIICQIKNIKQNNIITPHITVWLPLLKREAFEHAIYSLVELGVNTIQLVSTAKEQRHWHGQKELNRLHNIMIAAAEQSKNFALPLLKEPRTLQELLLAKSGEKSLFFDVQGKPLLEVANACALQKNNAYIILVGPEGDLTESEKNQLRNDQFMFVHLTPTILRAQQAVAVGVGALRSLL